A region from the Argonema galeatum A003/A1 genome encodes:
- a CDS encoding AAA-like domain-containing protein yields the protein MGNLLNNRYCILQSLGSGGFGETFLAEDTQMPSKRRCAIKRLKPLTQNATYQVQKRFEREAAILEALGEDCPQIPQLYAYFVEAGQFYLVQEWIEGETLKQKVQKDGPLSDRTVFDFLLKLLPVLDYVHSKGIIHRDIKPDNIILRQRDDNPVLIDFGAVKETMGTGLDPESNAISSVIIGSPGFMPPEQAVGRPVFASDLYSLGMTAAYLLTGKSPYQLETSPITGEIIWENQAANLEESGANLNPRLAAVLGRALRTHTRDRFLSASEMLEALRTAEGSNVFQLSLDNPEGQVGLESRFYVERPPIETDCYDTIVRPGALIRIKAPRQMGKSSLMTRILHHAKRSGDRTVSLNFQSADAEFLTSLDRFLQWFCASITYELNLPDRLDEYWKGVLGSKNKCTNYFQRYILSEINSSLTLALDEVDQVFQHPEIATDFFGLLRAWHERAKNDATWKKLRLVIVHSKEVYVPLNINQSPFNVGLPIELPELNLAQIQDLVKRHNLNLSAAEIEQIMAMFGGHPYLVRLALYEITRGRITLDRLLQVAPTEEGPYYDHLRRHLLNLENDANLAAAIKQVVVASNPIQIGTLEAFKLRSMGLVKFQGNNVMPLCDLYRLYFGNRLS from the coding sequence ATGGGAAACCTTTTGAACAATCGCTATTGCATCCTTCAGTCTTTGGGGAGTGGCGGGTTTGGGGAAACTTTTCTGGCAGAAGATACTCAAATGCCATCAAAGCGTCGCTGTGCGATCAAACGACTCAAACCGCTGACCCAAAATGCGACATACCAAGTGCAGAAACGATTTGAGCGGGAAGCGGCTATTTTGGAGGCGCTGGGAGAGGATTGCCCGCAAATTCCCCAGTTGTATGCTTATTTTGTGGAAGCGGGACAATTTTATTTAGTCCAGGAATGGATTGAAGGGGAGACGCTCAAGCAAAAGGTGCAAAAAGATGGCCCCTTGAGCGATCGCACTGTCTTCGATTTCCTCTTAAAACTCCTGCCTGTGCTGGATTACGTGCATAGCAAAGGCATCATTCATCGAGATATTAAACCGGATAATATTATTCTGCGACAGAGAGATGATAACCCGGTTTTGATTGACTTTGGCGCAGTCAAGGAAACAATGGGAACAGGGTTAGATCCCGAAAGTAATGCTATCTCAAGCGTAATTATAGGTTCGCCTGGGTTTATGCCGCCAGAACAGGCAGTAGGCAGACCCGTTTTCGCCAGCGATTTGTACAGTTTAGGGATGACTGCTGCTTATCTGCTGACAGGCAAATCGCCCTATCAGTTGGAAACTAGCCCCATTACCGGCGAAATTATCTGGGAAAATCAGGCAGCGAATCTGGAGGAGAGTGGGGCAAACCTCAATCCCAGGTTAGCAGCAGTTTTAGGTCGAGCTCTGAGAACTCACACACGCGATCGCTTTTTGAGTGCAAGTGAAATGCTGGAAGCATTGCGTACTGCGGAAGGGAGTAATGTTTTCCAGTTAAGTCTGGATAATCCTGAAGGTCAGGTGGGACTGGAATCTCGCTTTTATGTGGAACGTCCGCCCATAGAAACTGACTGTTACGACACAATTGTAAGGCCGGGGGCGCTCATCCGCATCAAGGCACCTCGGCAGATGGGCAAAAGTTCGCTGATGACGCGCATTCTCCATCATGCTAAGCGATCAGGCGATCGCACGGTATCCTTAAATTTTCAGTCAGCAGACGCAGAATTTCTCACCAGTCTCGATCGATTCTTGCAGTGGTTTTGTGCCAGCATTACCTATGAATTGAATCTACCCGATCGGCTGGATGAGTATTGGAAGGGAGTTCTGGGTAGTAAGAATAAGTGTACAAACTACTTTCAAAGGTATATCTTATCAGAAATAAATAGCTCGCTGACTTTGGCCTTGGATGAAGTAGATCAAGTTTTCCAACATCCAGAAATTGCTACAGACTTCTTTGGACTTTTGCGAGCTTGGCACGAACGGGCTAAGAATGACGCAACTTGGAAAAAACTGAGATTGGTGATCGTCCATTCTAAAGAAGTTTATGTGCCGCTGAATATCAATCAATCTCCTTTCAATGTGGGATTGCCCATTGAATTGCCAGAGTTGAACTTGGCACAGATCCAGGATTTAGTCAAACGGCACAATTTAAATTTGTCTGCGGCAGAAATTGAGCAAATAATGGCAATGTTTGGCGGACATCCTTATTTAGTGCGATTGGCTCTTTATGAAATTACACGAGGCCGAATTACTTTAGATAGGTTGCTGCAAGTAGCTCCTACGGAAGAAGGGCCGTATTATGACCATTTGCGTCGCCACTTATTAAACTTGGAAAATGATGCTAATTTGGCAGCAGCTATTAAGCAGGTGGTGGTAGCAAGTAATCCGATCCAAATAGGGACATTAGAGGCGTTTAAACTTCGCAGTATGGGGTTAGTAAAGTTTCAGGGTAATAATGTGATGCCTTTGTGCGATTTGTATAGGTTATATTTCGGCAATAGACTTAGTTAA
- a CDS encoding AAA-like domain-containing protein, with the protein MANSNYQYQVGGSLPPDAPTYVKRQADDNFYEGLKALDFCYVLNSRQMGKSSLRVRTMQRLQAEGIACAAIDITAIGTSDITPEQWYAGVIDSIVGSLNLYDNFDLDTWWTEKGLLSFVQRFSKFIEEVLLKSISENIVIFVDEIDSILSLKFNIDDFFAVIRDCYNRRADNPEYQRISFALIGVATPSDLIRDKRRTPFNIGRAIELTGFQLEEAEPLAQGFAAKISNPMALIPAIFDWTGGQPFLTQKVCKLIFANAEISENPEDWVADLVLAKVIENWEAQDEPEHLKTIRDRILVNEKRASRLLGLYQQILQKGGVTADDSDEQMELRLTGLVVRQSGQVRVSNRIYEEVFNLSWVEKELANLRPYAEAFAAWLDSDCQDESRLLRGQALQDALVWAADKSLSDKDYQFLTASQDLDKREVEIALEAEKRARELEKLEAEINLDAERKALETEKQANEILAKATEKAQQRIRIGSVILALSLVAATIAGVLAGKAAQQLREAQEIAKIEQEVTSASGQFEYQEIEALLSAMQAGQDLKALVKNRPLEEYPTASPLLALETILDNIHEQSQLKGHGNSVSSANFSPDGQRIVTASNDNTARVWDLSGKQLAILKGHGNSVSSANFSPDGQRIVTASYDNTARVWDLSGKQLAILEGQSSASCANFSPDGQRIVTASKDNTARVWDLSGKQLAILRGHQYGVNSANFSPDGQRIVTASNDIARVWDLSGQLLTELKGHPGYVYSANFSPDGQRIVTASNDSTARVWDLSGQQLAILHQYGVNSANFSPDGQRIVTASYDKTARVWDLSGQQLAILKGHQYPVYSANFSPDGQRIVTASDDNTARVWDLSGQQLAILKGHKNPMGSAKSSANFSPDGQRIVTTLSGDSTARVWDLSGKQLAELKGHQYPVRSANFSPDGQRIVTTALFDNTARVWDLSGKQLAELKGHQYPVSSANFSPDGQRIVTASDDKTARVWDLAGKQLAELKGHQSPVSRANFSSDGQRIVTASYDGTARVWNVETVGNLDLLLARGCDWLKDYFVTHPEELAKLPVCQLN; encoded by the coding sequence ATGGCAAACTCAAACTATCAATATCAAGTCGGCGGCAGCTTGCCACCAGATGCGCCCACATACGTGAAACGACAGGCAGATGATAATTTTTATGAGGGGTTGAAAGCACTTGATTTTTGTTATGTGTTGAATTCGCGGCAGATGGGAAAGTCTAGCTTGCGGGTGCGAACAATGCAGCGATTGCAAGCAGAAGGAATTGCCTGTGCTGCCATTGATATTACAGCGATTGGAACTTCGGATATCACGCCAGAGCAATGGTACGCTGGCGTAATTGATAGCATTGTCGGTAGTTTGAATTTATACGATAATTTCGATTTAGATACTTGGTGGACTGAGAAAGGTTTGCTGTCTTTTGTGCAAAGATTCAGCAAGTTTATCGAAGAAGTGCTGTTGAAATCAATATCTGAAAATATAGTAATTTTTGTTGATGAAATAGACAGCATACTCAGCTTAAAATTTAATATAGATGACTTTTTTGCAGTTATTCGCGACTGCTATAATAGAAGGGCAGATAATCCAGAATACCAACGCATCAGCTTTGCCTTAATTGGAGTTGCGACACCCTCAGATTTGATTAGAGACAAGCGACGCACGCCTTTTAATATTGGTCGTGCCATTGAATTAACAGGCTTTCAACTCGAAGAAGCAGAACCCCTAGCGCAAGGTTTTGCAGCAAAAATCAGCAATCCAATGGCGCTGATTCCAGCAATATTTGATTGGACGGGAGGACAACCGTTTTTAACTCAAAAAGTTTGCAAGCTCATTTTTGCCAATGCAGAAATAAGCGAAAATCCCGAAGATTGGGTAGCAGATTTGGTGCTGGCGAAGGTTATTGAAAATTGGGAAGCGCAAGATGAACCGGAGCATTTGAAGACAATTAGAGACCGCATCCTCGTCAACGAAAAACGCGCTTCTCGCTTGTTGGGATTGTATCAGCAAATTTTGCAAAAGGGAGGAGTAACAGCAGATGACAGCGACGAACAAATGGAATTGCGACTAACCGGGTTAGTGGTGAGGCAGTCAGGACAAGTTCGCGTTAGCAACCGCATTTATGAGGAAGTTTTTAACCTGAGTTGGGTGGAGAAAGAATTAGCGAATCTGCGTCCCTACGCGGAAGCATTCGCAGCTTGGTTAGATTCAGATTGCCAGGATGAATCGCGGCTGTTGCGGGGACAGGCATTGCAGGATGCACTTGTTTGGGCGGCTGATAAAAGTTTGAGCGATAAAGATTATCAGTTTTTAACGGCTAGCCAAGATTTGGATAAGCGAGAAGTGGAAATCGCTTTGGAGGCGGAAAAAAGAGCTAGGGAACTCGAAAAACTGGAAGCCGAAATTAACTTAGATGCAGAAAGAAAAGCTTTGGAGACAGAAAAGCAAGCTAATGAAATTTTAGCCAAGGCGACGGAGAAGGCACAGCAACGCATTCGCATCGGTTCCGTTATTCTGGCGCTATCCTTGGTGGCGGCCACCATTGCAGGGGTACTTGCAGGTAAGGCAGCGCAACAACTACGAGAAGCCCAGGAAATTGCGAAAATAGAACAAGAAGTGACAAGTGCTTCAGGGCAATTTGAATATCAAGAAATCGAAGCTTTATTATCAGCGATGCAGGCTGGGCAAGACTTAAAAGCGCTGGTTAAAAATCGCCCTCTCGAAGAATATCCCACTGCCAGTCCGCTTTTAGCTTTAGAGACTATTCTGGACAACATTCACGAGCAGAGTCAACTCAAAGGACATGGGAATTCTGTCAGTAGCGCCAACTTCAGTCCCGACGGCCAACGCATCGTCACCGCCTCAAATGATAACACCGCCAGAGTGTGGGATTTATCGGGCAAGCAACTAGCTATCCTCAAAGGACATGGGAATTCTGTCAGTAGCGCCAACTTCAGTCCCGACGGCCAACGCATCGTCACCGCCTCATATGATAACACCGCCAGAGTGTGGGATTTATCGGGCAAGCAACTAGCTATCCTCGAAGGACAGAGTTCTGCTAGTTGCGCCAACTTCAGTCCCGACGGCCAACGCATCGTCACCGCCTCAAAAGACAACACCGCCAGAGTGTGGGATTTATCGGGCAAGCAACTAGCTATCCTCAGAGGACATCAGTATGGTGTCAACAGCGCCAACTTCAGTCCCGACGGCCAACGCATCGTCACCGCCTCAAATGACATCGCCAGAGTGTGGGATTTATCGGGTCAGCTATTAACAGAACTCAAAGGGCATCCGGGTTATGTCTACAGCGCCAACTTTAGTCCCGACGGCCAACGCATCGTCACCGCCTCAAATGACAGCACTGCTAGAGTATGGGATTTATCGGGTCAGCAACTAGCTATCCTCCATCAGTATGGTGTCAACAGCGCCAACTTCAGTCCCGACGGCCAACGCATCGTCACCGCCTCATATGACAAAACCGCCAGAGTATGGGATTTATCGGGTCAGCAACTAGCTATCCTCAAAGGACATCAGTATCCTGTCTACAGCGCCAACTTCAGTCCTGACGGCCAACGCATCGTCACCGCCTCAGATGACAACACCGCCAGAGTGTGGGATTTATCGGGTCAGCAACTAGCTATCCTCAAAGGACATAAGAATCCTATGGGTAGCGCCAAGAGTAGCGCCAACTTCAGTCCCGACGGCCAACGCATCGTCACCACCCTATCAGGTGACAGCACTGCTAGAGTGTGGGATTTATCAGGTAAACAATTAGCCGAACTCAAAGGACATCAGTATCCTGTCCGTAGCGCCAACTTCAGTCCCGACGGCCAACGCATCGTCACCACGGCCTTGTTTGACAACACCGCCAGAGTGTGGGATTTATCGGGTAAACAATTAGCCGAACTCAAAGGACATCAGTATCCTGTCAGTAGCGCCAACTTCAGTCCCGACGGCCAACGCATCGTCACCGCCTCAGATGACAAAACCGCCAGAGTATGGGATTTAGCGGGTAAACAATTAGCCGAACTCAAAGGACATCAGTCTCCTGTCAGTAGGGCCAACTTCAGTTCCGACGGCCAACGCATCGTCACCGCCTCATATGACGGCACTGCCAGAGTGTGGAATGTGGAAACTGTTGGCAACTTGGATTTACTGCTAGCGCGGGGTTGCGACTGGCTGAAAGATTACTTTGTCACCCATCCTGAAGAATTAGCAAAACTTCCGGTATGTCAACTAAATTGA
- a CDS encoding type II toxin-antitoxin system HicB family antitoxin — protein sequence MNKEFNVIIERDSEGYFVASVPSLPGCHTQAKSLDELMERIQEAIELCLEVEMRLR from the coding sequence ATGAACAAAGAATTTAATGTAATTATCGAGCGAGATTCTGAAGGTTATTTTGTTGCTTCTGTGCCTAGTCTTCCTGGGTGTCATACGCAAGCAAAGTCACTGGATGAACTGATGGAACGCATTCAAGAAGCGATCGAACTTTGCTTAGAAGTTGAGATGCGATTACGATAA
- a CDS encoding Uma2 family endonuclease yields MLNVKTKLPTDEWVAATWDEYIEAISDRKLENAKTYYYKGQLRIDMTPQGYDHSYDNSLIGYCVQLFGGIRGIPISGLTNCTFRRGNEAEAQPDLAFYIGENAEIIPPNTTIVDLNIYPPPDLVIEIAKTSLADDIGSKRMLYEQLGVREYWVVNVVRALLIAFAIADGGSRQITQSQVLPNLPFSLLEEALRRGRESGRSQIYGWLIGQMQEIGN; encoded by the coding sequence ATGCTCAACGTAAAAACAAAATTACCAACAGATGAATGGGTAGCGGCGACTTGGGATGAGTACATCGAAGCTATTAGCGATCGCAAACTAGAAAATGCCAAAACCTATTACTACAAAGGACAACTGCGAATTGATATGACGCCCCAAGGTTACGACCATTCCTACGATAACTCCCTGATTGGCTACTGTGTGCAATTATTTGGTGGCATCAGAGGCATTCCTATTAGCGGACTCACTAACTGCACTTTCAGGCGAGGGAATGAAGCAGAAGCTCAACCCGACTTAGCCTTTTACATTGGTGAAAATGCCGAAATTATTCCACCCAATACAACTATTGTCGATCTAAATATTTACCCGCCACCAGATTTAGTCATCGAGATTGCTAAAACTTCTCTTGCAGATGATATCGGTAGCAAGCGAATGTTATACGAACAATTGGGAGTGAGAGAATATTGGGTTGTCAATGTAGTGCGAGCTTTATTGATTGCTTTTGCGATCGCTGATGGTGGAAGTAGGCAAATAACACAATCTCAAGTATTACCCAATTTACCATTTAGCTTATTAGAAGAAGCTTTGCGGCGGGGTCGTGAAAGTGGTAGAAGTCAGATATACGGTTGGTTAATTGGTCAAATGCAGGAAATTGGTAATTAG
- a CDS encoding toxin-antitoxin system TumE family protein: MQRLYILFWRGLLRKRWDNVEHFPDLPNFPHHVHIGEESNVEPSRSLTILELIDIIEEEIVA, translated from the coding sequence ATGCAACGTCTCTACATTCTTTTTTGGAGAGGTTTATTGAGGAAAAGATGGGATAATGTCGAGCATTTTCCCGATTTGCCAAATTTCCCACATCACGTTCATATAGGCGAGGAATCTAATGTTGAGCCAAGTAGGTCGCTGACCATTTTAGAGTTAATAGATATTATTGAAGAGGAGATAGTAGCTTAA
- a CDS encoding toxin-antitoxin system TumE family protein, with amino-acid sequence METQEYLNEIKAKLAASLAVASMTILKERALLNQGYFRARLTLSNGGFLEVVEFFVVQDGTCLTESYRYQWMDNSQNVLDLSRN; translated from the coding sequence ATGGAAACACAGGAGTATTTAAATGAAATAAAGGCGAAGCTAGCGGCTAGTTTGGCTGTAGCTTCTATGACAATTCTGAAAGAACGTGCCTTACTTAATCAAGGCTATTTTCGAGCGAGGTTGACACTTAGCAATGGTGGCTTTCTGGAAGTAGTAGAATTTTTCGTGGTGCAAGATGGGACTTGTCTAACAGAAAGTTATCGCTATCAATGGATGGACAATTCGCAGAATGTATTAGACCTCTCCAGAAATTAA
- a CDS encoding YifB family Mg chelatase-like AAA ATPase: MLARVWSASIVGIDAVKVGVEVDVSGGLPGIVVLGLPDTAVQESKERVKATLKNAGYAFPMRKIVINLTPADLRKEGPSFDLPISVGILAASEQVSAQLLGDYLFLGEVSLDGSLRPVAGVLPIAAAAQRLGIVGLIVPADNAQEAAVVQGLEVYGFKNLADVANFLNQPERYQPIQFDGRKELTKPLFNGPDLKEVKGQAHGRRALEIAAAGGHNLIFVGPPGSGKTMLARRLPSILPPLSFEEALEVTQIHSVAGLLKDRGTLVSDRPFRSPHHSASGPSLVGGGSFPRPGEISLAHRGILFLDELTEFKRDVLEFLRQPLEDGYVTISRAKQSVMFPAQFTLVASTNPCPCGYFGDTIQPCTCTPAKREQYWAKLSGPLMDRIDLQVAVNRLKPEEITRQPLGEDSAPVRERVQVARERSQIRFKAEPSLRSNAEMQSRHLQQWCNLDDASRNLLEAAIRKLGLSARASDRILKVARTIADLAGDENLKPQHVAEAIQYRTIDRMQ, from the coding sequence GTGCTTGCTAGAGTTTGGAGTGCATCTATTGTTGGTATCGACGCCGTAAAGGTAGGCGTGGAAGTCGATGTGTCTGGTGGTTTACCGGGAATTGTCGTCTTAGGTTTACCAGATACAGCGGTTCAAGAATCTAAAGAAAGAGTGAAGGCGACCCTGAAAAATGCTGGGTACGCCTTCCCGATGCGAAAAATAGTCATTAATCTAACTCCCGCCGACCTCCGCAAAGAGGGGCCAAGTTTCGATCTGCCTATCAGTGTGGGGATTCTGGCGGCGTCGGAACAGGTAAGCGCTCAATTGCTGGGAGATTATCTGTTTTTAGGAGAAGTTTCTCTTGATGGTAGCTTACGCCCGGTTGCTGGTGTGCTGCCGATCGCAGCTGCTGCTCAACGGTTGGGTATTGTCGGTTTAATCGTACCCGCTGATAATGCACAGGAAGCCGCTGTAGTGCAGGGGTTAGAAGTTTACGGGTTTAAGAATTTGGCGGATGTGGCTAACTTTTTGAACCAGCCAGAACGTTATCAACCCATACAGTTCGATGGTAGGAAGGAATTAACTAAGCCTCTATTTAACGGGCCAGATTTGAAGGAAGTGAAAGGTCAAGCACACGGTCGTCGTGCTTTGGAAATTGCTGCTGCTGGGGGACATAATTTAATTTTTGTCGGGCCACCAGGTAGCGGTAAAACGATGTTAGCGCGACGGCTACCTAGTATTTTACCACCATTGAGCTTTGAAGAAGCACTCGAAGTTACACAAATTCACTCTGTTGCTGGCTTACTTAAGGATAGAGGAACATTGGTGAGCGATCGACCTTTTCGCAGTCCTCACCATTCTGCATCCGGCCCTTCTCTGGTTGGTGGCGGCAGTTTTCCCCGTCCGGGGGAAATTTCTTTGGCCCATAGAGGTATCCTTTTCTTGGACGAATTAACAGAATTTAAAAGAGATGTTTTAGAATTTTTACGACAACCTTTAGAAGATGGTTATGTAACCATTTCTCGTGCCAAACAATCTGTTATGTTCCCCGCTCAGTTTACCTTAGTTGCGAGTACAAATCCATGTCCTTGCGGTTATTTTGGGGATACCATTCAACCTTGCACCTGTACTCCTGCCAAAAGGGAACAATACTGGGCAAAACTTTCTGGCCCTTTGATGGATCGCATCGATCTGCAAGTAGCGGTAAATCGTTTGAAGCCAGAGGAAATTACGCGACAACCGCTGGGAGAAGATTCTGCACCAGTGAGGGAGAGAGTGCAGGTAGCAAGAGAGCGATCGCAAATTCGTTTCAAAGCCGAACCTTCTTTGCGTTCTAATGCCGAAATGCAAAGTCGTCACTTACAACAATGGTGTAATTTAGATGATGCTTCTCGCAACTTATTAGAAGCAGCAATTAGGAAATTAGGACTTTCGGCAAGAGCGAGCGATCGTATCTTAAAAGTAGCCCGAACAATTGCCGATTTAGCAGGCGATGAGAATTTGAAACCCCAGCACGTTGCCGAGGCAATTCAATATCGTACAATAGATAGAATGCAGTGA
- a CDS encoding alpha/beta hydrolase codes for MTHPIFDRPEVLRVLFHPRRDNSMTPKGVYSVAVEVEPGVSVRGRLYPAAPDSPAILYYHGNGEIASDYDDIAGLYKQLGITLLVMDYRGYGASDGKPTASNMIGDAAIAFNAIDSIFESYGLYPQRLYVMGRSLGSVAATEIARIAGVSPAPQQRLAGLIVESGIADSMALLARMGVQIQDADEKRDGIGNVLKLRRITTPTLIIHGQEDNLIPVAQGLVLYRICAAQDKRLVLIPGAGHNDLMMVGTAQYFEAIRKFIFP; via the coding sequence ATGACTCATCCTATTTTCGATCGACCTGAAGTATTGCGAGTACTGTTCCACCCCCGACGGGATAATAGCATGACCCCGAAAGGCGTATACAGCGTCGCCGTGGAAGTGGAGCCTGGAGTCAGTGTCAGAGGACGCTTGTACCCAGCCGCACCCGATTCGCCAGCTATTCTGTATTATCACGGCAATGGGGAGATTGCCTCTGACTATGATGATATAGCAGGTTTGTACAAGCAGTTGGGCATCACTTTGCTAGTGATGGATTACCGTGGCTACGGAGCAAGCGATGGGAAGCCTACAGCTAGCAATATGATCGGCGATGCAGCGATCGCATTTAACGCTATTGACAGTATCTTCGAGTCATACGGACTTTACCCACAGCGACTTTATGTAATGGGGCGGAGTCTTGGCAGCGTGGCGGCTACTGAAATAGCAAGGATAGCAGGCGTCTCGCCTGCTCCACAACAGCGATTGGCGGGGTTAATTGTCGAAAGCGGCATTGCTGACTCTATGGCGCTTCTGGCTCGCATGGGTGTGCAGATACAGGACGCGGACGAAAAGAGGGACGGAATTGGCAATGTACTTAAGCTCCGCCGCATTACAACTCCCACTTTGATTATCCACGGTCAAGAGGACAATTTAATTCCAGTAGCACAGGGGTTGGTACTGTACCGCATCTGCGCTGCACAGGATAAACGGCTAGTGCTAATTCCCGGTGCGGGTCACAATGACTTAATGATGGTGGGAACAGCGCAATACTTTGAGGCGATTCGGAAATTTATATTTCCTTAG
- a CDS encoding histidine triad nucleotide-binding protein, whose translation MSETTDTIFSKIIRREIPADIVYEDDLALAFKDVNPQAPVHILVIPKQPLAQLADAEPEDREILGHLLLVAKRIAQEVGLSNGYRVVINNGDDGGQTVDHLHLHILGGRQMKWPPG comes from the coding sequence ATGAGTGAAACCACAGACACGATTTTCAGCAAAATCATCCGCCGAGAGATTCCAGCGGATATTGTTTATGAGGATGATTTGGCACTTGCTTTCAAAGACGTTAACCCACAAGCGCCGGTTCATATCTTGGTGATTCCCAAACAGCCTCTAGCCCAGTTAGCTGATGCAGAGCCTGAAGATCGTGAAATATTGGGTCATTTGCTGTTGGTTGCCAAGCGCATTGCCCAAGAAGTGGGTCTCAGCAACGGCTATCGCGTGGTGATTAACAATGGTGATGATGGTGGGCAAACTGTAGACCACTTACATTTACATATTTTGGGCGGACGCCAGATGAAATGGCCTCCCGGTTAG